The sequence GCTTCGTGGCTCCGTGGCTCCGCAGCTTATTGTTCCTGCCGAATGCCGAGTGCCGACCGCGGCCTTCCTTCGTCCGTGTGATCCGTGGCGTCCGTGCAGTCCGTGCCCGGTTTTGTCGTTGTCCTGGCTGGAAGCTGGTAGCTGGTAGCTGGCAGCTTAATGTCCCCGTTAGCCGCAGCTCAGCAGCTTAGAAGTGAGCAGTACAGCGATGAAACATGGAAGCCTCAGCTTATTGTGATTTCGTTGGGAACGAACGATTTCTCAACGCCGCTCAATCCGCGCGAGCAATGGAAGACCCGAGACGAACTCCACTCCGACTACGAAGCAACCTACATCCGCTTCATCCACACACTTCGAGTCAGAAATCCAAACGCATACATCATCCTGTGGGCAACAGACATGGCCAATGGCGAGATTGGGTCAGAGGTGCAAAGGGTTGTAGAGCAACTGAAGAAAGATGGTGATCGAAACGTCGCCTTCGTTCCAGTCGAGCACCTGTCATTCACCGGCTGCGACTACCATCCATCGACCGCAGACGATAATCTCATACGAGACGCGCTCGTACG comes from Terriglobales bacterium and encodes:
- a CDS encoding SGNH/GDSL hydrolase family protein; amino-acid sequence: MSPLAAAQQLRSEQYSDETWKPQLIVISLGTNDFSTPLNPREQWKTRDELHSDYEATYIRFIHTLRVRNPNAYIILWATDMANGEIGSEVQRVVEQLKKDGDRNVAFVPVEHLSFTGCDYHPSTADDNLIRDALVRVIDAKPEIWQGQ